The Drosophila biarmipes strain raj3 unplaced genomic scaffold, RU_DBia_V1.1 ptg000009l, whole genome shotgun sequence genome segment TCAATATGTGGTTACCGGTATGGTGATCTAGCCAGGGATTTGAGAATCATGACGTCCAGTGAAATTTAATCCAGCCtatcacttttaaaaaatcttgtGAATAATGTGATTATACTGattatcttaaaattagaTTAATTTGTTCTCAATGCaagttatattattaaatatatacttagaaaaaggaaaaaagtttttatccAATACGTATTTTTAGAATGTTccaatattttttgtgcaatTCGGACCAGTACTCCAAATcaacatttaattattaatatatttttcgcaTTTCTCACGCATGTCGTGTAAGTTAGCGTTGGTTAATCTACGGCGGTTTAAGGATGGGTCTAGAATCTATTAGTTAGGAACTTgaattagaaaaaaaagttGACCTTAAGAAATGTTATGCCTATATTTTACACAAGTAaagcaaagaaataaaaattaaataaatactttttaaaccgttattttttgcattttatttatagcagACGCAAACGATTGGGGCAATGTTTATCCAAATATTTCTGGGGATGGTGCTCTCGGTATGATTACACATCATAAAGTGGATATCTGCATTGGTGCAATGTACTCGTGGTCTGAAGATTACTCATATTTAGATCTATCCGTGTATCTTGTGAGGTCTGGGATAACATGCCTTGTTCCTGCTCCATTACGGATAGCTAGTTGGTATCTACCATTAGAGCCTTTCCAAAAACATCTATGGGCTGCGATTCTGTTATGCCTATGTATGGAAGCTATTGGACTAATTCTAGCTTATAAGAGTGAGCAGGATCTGTGCGTGCAGCCTAAAAACCATCGTGACTGGTGGACTTGCACAAAATTCGGACTTTCAACCACTTTTAAGCTTTTTATATCGCAATCAGAAAGTAGCAAAGCAAACTCAAATACAGTCCGTTTATTGCTCTTTGTCTGCTTtctaaatgatttaatttttaccaGCATATATGGTGGTGGCTTAGCCAGTATATTGACAGTACCCAACATGGACGAAGCAGCCGACACAGTCCAGCGTCTGCGGTTGCACCGATTACAATGGGCGGCCAACTCTGAGGCATGGGTTTCAGCTATACGCGGGTCGGATGAGGTAAGTGCTTCGGAATATAAACTTTTAAACATATGTCAAGTTCTATGTTCCTTTCCTTGAAAGCCTTTAGTACGAGATTTGCTATACAATTTCCACACATATAGCGATGATCGGTTGCTTCAACTAGCTCAGGAGCAGAGGGTACACATTGGATTTACAGTAGAGCGCCTGCCGTttggtaaaaaatttaagtccCAATAAAACTTGCGTTTTTTTTATGTTCACTTTGTAGGTCACTTTGCTGTCGCTGACTATTTGGTCCCTCAAGCGATTGACCAATTAATAATTATGAAAGATGATCTTTATTTCCAGTATACCGTTGCTTTTGTTCCCAGACTTTGGCCTTTCTTAGATCAATTCAATTCGCTGATTCATTGCTGGCATTCGTCAGGACTCGATAAGTACTGGGAAAATCGTATTGTGGCTGATAACTTAAAcctcaaaatacaaaaacaactCGAAGAAACTATGTCAAGAAATAAAGAAGATATTGGTCCGAACATGCTTGGAATGACTAACTTTGCCGGAATCATCCTTATTTGGGTGTTAGGATCAAGTGTTGCAGTATTGTCTTTTTCTTTTGAGTTACTATATTTATCTAATGTTTTCACGTTTATACACAATAAGTATAAACatacttataaaatatgaatatttgaTAAACAATGGTATTATGGGAAGAAATAAAACTAAGGTTTATACTACCGTTcgtcaaaaaaatgaaatcctAATGTTTATTCAACTAAACCTTTGGTTTAGGGCATGGTTGCCCTGGTTTCCCTCACCCAAACAATTAGGATTGACGTGGCAAACTTCAGCGAgccttatattcattatagaAAACACATAAAACTTAAACAACGTAAAGGCTGAAAAAGAATATGTTAAACCAAAGCTAAAAAATCTGGTGCGGGTGTACAGTAGCTACCTACCGTTAAGTTGGTAAGTGAATGAGTTCAGCTAGGAAATTGACAACCGTGCAAATTGACAACCGTACACTCTTCCTCAATTGGCGACTGGGGGTCGGCTTACACAAATTCCAGGTGTATTATTGTGGTAAACGCATTTCTttaattcgatttatttctttttaacgCCGGGTCAAACCCCGCACTGGAACACTGTCGATATCACCGTACATAAGCATATGCACGAACGTACTTTGCGACCGAGCATTGCCCTTGACTGaagcaaaattaaacaaaatgtcTCCTACatgtttaacattttttcatgatggatgcagtttttggatccatatatatattggacatatttatattatttaaattaattaatttaattaaatcactgtGGCAATATGGTGTGCGAAAACGACTACTATATacacgaaaaaaataaaaatctacagtaatcgGCCGTTTGTTACAACCGTTTGTtacaatcgaaaggtattgcaaaaactgAAAGAACTGAAGACGATAACTTTAAGAAAGTCAATTACCTTAGGAAATAGATCGAGTTTGGAAAAAAGCGggagtaaaagtaaacaatcTTTTGATCTACTAAATTAATACACTTTCTGCATTTGTTACATTCGGCCCGCCGTAACTCAATATGCCATTGCCACGTTAGTTGATTTTAATGAAGGGTGCGAATGTGAAATATgcagaaagtgtatttattcaATAGATCGTGTATTAACAGAATCAGAACTATTGTTTGTTAAAGATGCGATAGTCACTATACTATTACCTtattaagaggtgtttttgtttgatttaattgcacataaaaataatcaCAATATAAAAACCTTTTACTTATAACGCTTGGTGCTCATTCTGGAATTTGTGGGATGCGAAGAGGTCGTGCTAATCAACCCGCTTACAGACGCGCGCGTGTAGAGGTGGCATTAACTTGGCTTATGTAACTTTTGACCTCAGCCGATTTCTTAGACgccttttatattttaatagtcCATATCCAAGTCTACCAGTGCTAGTCATGACTCAACGGTTCGCTTTGCCCTGTTAACAACGACGTTTTCAGCGTGCCAACCTCTTTCGTCACTACTAGCAGCGCTACGTCAACAATGACGGCGTATCTAATACTTTGCTCTACCACAAGGCAAAACTCTTCACTccttctttttatacccttgcgaagggtataatgattttagtcagaagtttgcaacgcagtgaagaagacatttccgaccccataaagaatatatattcctgatcagcgtcacaagtcgagtctgtccgtttgtccgtcggTCCGCCTGTCCGCGTGTCCGtccatttctacgcaaactagtctctcagttttaaagctatcgcgctgatactttcccaaaagtcttcttcctattgcaggtagtataaaagttggaaccagccggatcgcataactatatcttatagctcccataggaactatcggggaaaaaatttaaaaaaaattatatttttcctgtattttaacatatacatttctaagcttggatattacatttttaaattagttctgaatttcgaaaaagaCTGCCACAGCGTTGAGAAGGACTGCCACAGGGACTGTCATCCAGAAGTATACCTGAATTTGAGGCACCTCATTTCAGGGAAGGAAAACGATACctgaacaaaattataaaagaaagtGGATGCTTAAACCAAATATGTGAAAATGTGTACTAAAATCCGTGGGGCTGCGAATGTAAGCTCGCCACTCGACACACCCAGCAGTCCCAAAAAgtagtggaaaatattttcagagcATAAAGTACTGCAACACAAGGTACTGTGacataaattttatgaaattgtAATTCGAAAAAACAAAGAAGTTTTTCTTTGTGTGCTTTGCAACTCTTTTTTCAGTCTTCTCCCTTTGGATACTAACAATAAGTGTATCAAGTCTTACAGTATAACATAACTAAGATTCATTTGACTGGTATTTCATTCAGGGGGACCGAAAGTTATGGCTTTTACATTTCTACCAGTTTGTTCCGTAATACGTCAGCCTGTGGATGTTATATGCAGTTTTTGAGCTTTGCTGAAgagttataattattattattttttgggcTTTGTAGAAGAGTTATTAGCTCTGGAAAATTGTCTGATGAGAGCTCTGAAAGCGGTTGGTGCTTGTTATAAATGCGTGAAATACTTTTTGTCACCGCGAAATTCATTACGTCTGAGACTTTTCGGGGGTCTGCTGGCCAGTAGGTTTAAGGGAAAGCAAAAGAAACAGCatcgaatttgtttttttgttttttaattgcattatATAATTGCCTTCCTTTGGGAGTCACGAGCTCACGGATCCCTGTCGTTCTTTCTTTTGTTGGTAGCTTACTGAGTATTTTGAGCGTGGTacctatttattattaaattattatggaCTTGTTTAAaacatatcaatttttttgtgAGTTCAAGAAGTTTTAGTGTGTTTTCGCTTATTTCAATTCGCCGATttagtttttgtgttttttttgccttttcagCTTCTTGCACTTTTCCCGGAACTTGCACGAGACACGTgggtataattaaaaaaaaaaaacttaaccAAGTTTGTTGGTGCTAAAAATCTGagtgatttttaatttgtatttgcaTTAGCTCTATGTTACGATGCAATCTGGATGTTGCAAAATCCATTTACTTGCACTTTGGCTTGATTTTCCCTTCCCTCCGTTTTTTCGTGGAAACTTGATTTAAACGTTTTTCTGCTCGTTTTCGGGTTGATTATTCTACAGGGAAGCTACTGCCtggacaaaaagaaaaatattgcaaTCAAATCTATTTAGGTTAAATGAATGCATTGGATGTACCATGAGGAATCCACTGAAAGCACATCAACGAAAcggaaatacaataaaattaacTTCTCGTGTTTTACCGCTGCGTATCCTCGTGTAAAAAATTGAGAAGGATGTAATTGATTTGCAAAATAAAGATAGTAATGCTATTTGGTTGAATTTTTTCCGAAATTGTCAATATGTGGTTACCGGTATGGTGATCTAGCCAGGGATTTGAGAATCATGACGTCCAGTGAAATTTAATCCAGCCtatcacttttaaaaaatcttgtGAATAATGTGATTATACTGattatcttaaaattagaTTAATTTGTTCTCAATGCaagttatattattaaatatatacttagaaaaaggaaaatagtttttatccAATACGTATTTTTAGAATGTTCCAAAATTTTTTGTGCAATTCGGACCAGTACTCCAAATcaacatttaattattaatatcttTTTCGCATTTCTCACGCATGTCGTGTAAGTTAGCGTTGGTCAATCTACGGCGGTTTAAGGATGGGTCTAGAATCTATTAGTTAGGACCTTgaattagaaaaaaaagttGACCTTAAGAAATGTTATGCCTATATTTTACACAAGTAaagcaaagaaataaaaattaaataaatactttttaaaccgttattttttgcattttatttatagcagACGCAAACGATTGGGGCAATGTTTATCCAAATATTTCTGGGGATGGTGCTCTCGGTATGATTACACATCATAAAGTGGATATCTGCATTGGTGCAATGTACTCGTGGTCTGAAGATTACTCATATTTAGATCTATCCGTGTATCTTGTGAGGTCTGGGATAACATGCCTTGTTCCTGCTCCATTACGGATAGCTAGTTGGTATCTACCATTAGAGCCTTTCCAAAAACATCTATGGGCTGCGATTCTGTTATGCCTATGTATGGAAGCTATTGGACTAATTCTAGCTTATAAGAGTGAGCAGGATCTGTGCGTGCAGCCTAAAAACCATCGTGACTGGTGGACTTGCACAAAATTCGGACTTTCAACCACTTTTAAGCTTTTTATATCGCAATCAGAAAGTAGCAAAGCAAACTCAAATACAGTCCGTTTATTGCTCTTTGTCTGCTTtctaaatgatttaatttttaccaGCATATATGGTGGTGGCTTAGCCAGTATATTGACAGTACCCAACATGGACGAAGCAGCCGACACAGTCCAGCGTCTGCGGTTGCACCGATTACAATGGGCGGCCAACTCTGAGGCATGGGTTTCAGCTATACGCGGGTCGGATGAGGTAAGTGCTTCGGAATATAAACTTTTAAACATATGTCAAGTTCTATGTTCCTTTCCTTGAAAGCCTTTAGTACGAGATTTGCTATACAATTTCC includes the following:
- the LOC122817878 gene encoding uncharacterized protein LOC122817878 isoform X6 — encoded protein: MDEAADTVQRLRLHRLQWAANSEAWVSAIRGSDEPLVRDLLYNFHTYSDDRLLQLAQEQRVHIGFTVERLPFVYRCFCSQTLAFLRSIQFADSLLAFVRTR
- the LOC122817878 gene encoding uncharacterized protein LOC122817878 isoform X8, producing MDEAADTVQRLRLHRLQWAANSEAWVSAIRGSDEPLVRDLLYNFHTYSDDRLLQLAQEQRVHIGFTVERLPFGKKFKSQ